A region from the Yoonia sp. R2331 genome encodes:
- a CDS encoding CFI-box-CTERM domain-containing protein, producing the protein MTESKYLDDLRQFAVDNTIDRSHFGANFVAGINSFGNDSNFSEIVERLGVSAIRYPGGTVTEKYFGPRGSVWEDLFERDLAQTRASDGQVIEGPGKLFDYADDHDLGIQFVLPTSDLVNMKNGKAEIDGVALNKIQVLVGDLLSGRFGEANITHFEIGNEYYFHADLTAEEYGAVANAIIQAVDEAIQDYVTNGDVPSDWNSPKIAVQAGAGWQEGDNAEIIAALSQDSLDLVDSVIVHYYSPTLEQTESRERHLEQIEKWESAVGDRKLDFFASEWNIYGGPDADTGMAQASALISGFETLIDAGVSTASIWGAQFRWLEAGLSSNFGGSDLSDTEARLSVAGEIVASMQESLVGLSSIRTENSDIIGSVRIDGAAKEASGNRFEVNSFGNEDRAVIYISSRTTKQLQLTLDPANYFGETVHIWGELLTSIDDPATTWKDESNPNSPHGLPKFEILSESELTNGAIIVPPGGILRISVQLSNDGVEMDDHDPIFQSDVNYDDELIGSEFDDRMNAHVGSDDLFGRAGNDSMRSGDGADNVFGGRGRDALFGENGNDRIFGGHGDDVVAGGDGHDKLYGNAGDDILSGGQEDDRLFGGKGDDILSGGAGNDTMSGGDGGDYFVCSLGASGTITDFDASEGDRITFLGQFEDKDALVAAISTTEDDGGDLIINGPDGSKLILEGAGDQVYLLANSVVDFQEAGIGALELSDQLNEMSGSQLQNLLDEMGSEQFETTFLSVDPIILFANLDARVAGQLLETMEPSDIEVLFGHVGLEGLLIGLSEYTSDEVVTFFDYTSEENAQMIVSLTGEQQAKSLLDGMDHEDKDRLEPKLLGKVEDVQQTSLEDFPTVPIAEIEEEDASDQPAEAGVVSADCFVATVAYSDGNHPEVWLLRWYRDTIMRRSYIGRALIVLYWWLGPQLAEAVYGRPKSIKTARLTIGWIVDLICWYYGRSPGRQDDQPCLFDSRLIRLRKR; encoded by the coding sequence ATGACTGAGTCAAAATACTTAGATGACCTAAGGCAATTTGCTGTCGATAACACTATCGACCGATCTCACTTCGGAGCCAATTTCGTTGCGGGCATCAATTCTTTCGGAAATGATAGCAATTTCTCTGAAATCGTCGAAAGACTTGGCGTAAGCGCAATTCGGTACCCCGGCGGAACGGTCACAGAGAAATACTTTGGTCCGAGGGGATCTGTCTGGGAAGACCTGTTCGAACGCGACCTCGCACAAACGAGAGCTTCAGACGGCCAGGTAATTGAAGGACCAGGAAAACTCTTCGACTACGCTGACGATCACGATCTTGGTATTCAATTTGTCTTGCCTACCTCAGACCTCGTTAATATGAAAAATGGCAAGGCAGAAATCGATGGCGTTGCGCTCAACAAAATCCAAGTTTTGGTTGGCGACTTGTTGTCAGGGAGATTTGGCGAAGCCAACATTACTCACTTCGAGATTGGGAACGAGTATTATTTCCATGCTGATCTGACTGCCGAGGAATATGGTGCGGTAGCAAATGCCATCATTCAAGCGGTTGACGAAGCGATCCAGGACTATGTGACTAACGGTGACGTACCTTCGGATTGGAATTCTCCAAAAATTGCTGTTCAGGCCGGTGCTGGCTGGCAAGAAGGCGACAATGCAGAGATAATCGCCGCACTTTCGCAAGACTCATTGGATCTGGTAGATAGTGTGATCGTCCACTACTACTCCCCCACTTTGGAGCAAACCGAAAGCAGAGAACGGCATTTAGAACAAATCGAAAAATGGGAATCTGCCGTCGGCGATCGAAAACTCGATTTCTTTGCTTCCGAATGGAACATCTACGGGGGACCGGACGCCGATACCGGTATGGCACAAGCTTCAGCTCTCATTTCAGGATTTGAGACGCTGATCGATGCAGGTGTCAGTACAGCATCAATTTGGGGGGCACAGTTTCGCTGGTTGGAGGCCGGGTTGTCGTCCAACTTTGGCGGATCAGATCTTTCTGATACTGAAGCTAGGCTGTCAGTTGCCGGCGAAATTGTCGCTTCAATGCAAGAGTCACTGGTTGGTCTGAGCAGCATAAGAACAGAAAATTCGGACATTATCGGATCTGTGCGGATTGACGGCGCAGCAAAAGAAGCTTCGGGAAACAGATTTGAAGTAAACAGTTTCGGAAACGAAGACCGGGCGGTAATTTACATCTCTTCGAGGACCACAAAACAACTTCAACTGACTCTGGATCCTGCGAACTACTTCGGTGAAACCGTCCACATTTGGGGTGAATTGCTCACCAGCATCGACGATCCAGCCACAACTTGGAAAGATGAGTCGAATCCAAATTCGCCGCACGGACTCCCCAAATTTGAGATTCTTAGCGAATCTGAATTGACAAATGGTGCGATTATCGTGCCACCAGGCGGCATTTTGCGGATCTCCGTACAGCTTTCCAATGATGGGGTTGAGATGGATGATCATGATCCCATCTTTCAGAGCGACGTCAACTATGACGATGAGTTGATTGGGTCGGAATTCGATGATCGAATGAATGCACATGTGGGGAGCGACGATCTATTTGGCCGAGCCGGAAACGACTCAATGCGGAGCGGCGACGGGGCAGATAATGTCTTCGGAGGCCGAGGTAGAGACGCTCTTTTTGGAGAAAACGGAAACGACCGTATCTTTGGTGGTCATGGCGACGACGTGGTTGCGGGAGGCGATGGACACGACAAGCTATATGGAAATGCGGGAGACGACATTCTAAGCGGCGGACAAGAAGACGATCGGCTCTTCGGTGGCAAAGGAGACGACATCCTCAGCGGTGGTGCCGGCAATGATACCATGAGCGGCGGAGACGGGGGTGACTACTTCGTATGTTCCTTGGGGGCAAGTGGAACGATCACTGACTTTGACGCGTCTGAAGGTGACCGGATAACCTTCCTGGGGCAATTTGAAGACAAGGACGCGCTAGTTGCAGCAATTTCCACAACAGAGGATGATGGTGGCGATCTAATCATAAACGGACCAGACGGTTCGAAACTGATCCTAGAGGGGGCCGGTGATCAGGTGTATTTGTTGGCAAACAGCGTTGTCGATTTTCAAGAAGCAGGGATCGGCGCCCTAGAGTTGTCAGATCAGCTAAATGAGATGTCAGGTAGCCAACTGCAGAATCTATTAGATGAAATGGGCTCAGAACAGTTTGAGACCACTTTTCTCTCGGTGGACCCTATCATTCTATTTGCGAATCTAGACGCTCGAGTTGCCGGACAACTCTTGGAAACTATGGAACCGTCTGACATCGAGGTGCTTTTTGGCCACGTTGGATTGGAAGGCCTATTGATTGGGCTTAGTGAATACACATCGGACGAGGTCGTGACCTTCTTTGACTACACATCAGAGGAGAATGCTCAGATGATTGTTTCATTGACAGGTGAGCAACAGGCCAAATCGCTCCTAGATGGTATGGACCACGAAGACAAAGACAGGCTTGAGCCAAAGCTTCTTGGAAAAGTCGAGGATGTTCAACAGACAAGTTTGGAGGATTTTCCGACCGTACCAATCGCTGAAATAGAAGAAGAAGATGCTAGCGATCAACCAGCAGAAGCAGGTGTCGTTTCGGCTGACTGTTTCGTCGCGACCGTTGCCTACTCAGATGGCAATCACCCTGAGGTCTGGTTGCTTAGATGGTATCGCGACACAATTATGCGTCGGTC